The Photobacterium sp. CCB-ST2H9 DNA segment CAGGAGAAAGGACGCACTGATTAGCGTTCGCTGAAAAAGATAGAAGAAATATTAATCCTGTATTAAATCTCATCCTTTAACCTCTATTTAGTAAGTAGTTTATAATTTCATTAGAAAAATTCAATCCAGAGCGATCTTAGAAGGCATTTAATATAGAGTGCGTAATATTTCCACCATATAGCCTTCATCTCATACCAAAAATCCACGTATGAATATAGGTTAGCTGAGCATTGCTGTATAAAAAGTCACGAACTATGATCTGTTTCACAAAAAATTAATCATGCTAAATGAGACTAAGGAAAAATTATTTTTAGTCTTTACTACATTCACCGACACCCCAAATAACCTCAGAGAACTCCGAAGTGCCGCGTCTACCCCAGGCATAAACCGAAACTTGCAAAATGCTCAAATAGGCAAGCGAATATCCAGCGCCGAAATATGGAAAACGAACGAGTTGTGAATGAGATAAAAATCTCAACGCACCTGAGCGAGGATCAAAGCAGCAAGGAAATGAGAGAGGAAATGCCACGGAGCAAGATGCATCCGCGGCTGGAGTCAGGTTATCGGGTGAGTTTGAAGGCGCCGACAAGACGATCGAGTGTCTGAGCCAGTGCTGCCAGTTCCTGGCTGGTTTTTTCCAGTTCGGTGCTGGCGTCCAGTCCGGCCTGAACGGCCTGATTGACTGTATCCATGTTGACGTTGATTTCATTCGCCACGCTGGACTGCTGTTCGGTCGCGGTGGCGACCTGCGTATTCATGTCCAGAATCGCGACCACCTGACGGGAAATCTCTTCCAGAGCTGTCAGGGCGTTTTCTGTCGCCTTGGTGCCGTCTTCAGTCAGCGATTTGCTGCTTTCCATCGCATCCACGGCATTTTTGGCTTCATGCTGAAGCTGGTCAATCATGTTCTGAATTTCATCCGTGGACTGCGATGTTTTCGTCGCCAGGTTCCGGACTTCATCAGCAACCACTGCAAAACCACGACCGGCTTCACCGGCACGGGCCGCTTCAATGGCCGCGTTCAGTGCCAGCAGGTTGGTCTGCTCTGAAATGCCGCGAATCACTTCCAGAATGGAACCGATCGACTGCGTTTTATCGGCCAGCGTCGCAATCACCACCGACATATTATTCATTTCTTCGGCCAGATGATTAATGGTGTTCGTTGCCGTTTGTAGCGTCTGACGACCCGCCTGAGTCTGGCTGTTTGCAGAACCCGCCGATTCAGCTGCACCCGCTGCGTTATTGGAGATCTCATTGATAGTCGCGATCATTTCGTTCATCGAGGTGACCACCAGCAGGGTTTGTTCACTCTGCTCCTGACCGCGGGACAAAGCATGCACCGATTGCTCGCGCAGTGACGAAGCCGTGCTTCCGAGACCCACGCCAGTGTTAACAACCTGCACAATAATGTCGTTAATTTTGCCGACAAAGGTGTTAAAGGCAGCAGAGATATTGGCGATTTCATCGTTCCCTTTGACTGGCAGGCGAACCGTCAGGTTACCGTCCCCTTGAGAAATATCTTCCAGCGCCTGCTGCAGACCGGTCAGCGGCTGGAACAGTCTGCCCAGCAGCCACATCAGAATGACGGCACAAACCACGAAAATCAGTACAATCGCGGTCAGCTGAGCAAACATAATTTCTTTGGCGGCATTATCCACTTCAGTAATCGGAATCCCCACGTCAAAGGAACCGTATAATTTACCGTTCAAGTAAACCGGCGTCATGATGTCATACACCCAGACTTTCTGAACGTCGGCATACCATTTGGAATGCTTCGGTTTGCCATGACCCGCACCTTCAACGGTGTAGTTATCGTCATAGACTTTGTTCAGTTTTTGCGCGTCACTGTGCGCCACAGCCTTGATGTTCGTATCAATGACAACCGCGTAACTGATGTCATTTCGTTGCTTCAGTGACGTCACAAAGGCCTGCAAATCCGCCATCGGCTTTGTGGACGTTTCAAGCACGTATTCCACATTCTTCGCCAGCAATTCGGCCTGAGCCTGCGACCGCTTCAGAATGATACTGTCTATTTCCTGATGGGAAATATAGGAGGTTGACGAGATGCTTGCTATCGCAGCGATAGCGAACATCGCACAGACAACCATGACGATGATTTTTTTCATTTTGATAAACCCTGACGCCAAAAAGACTCAAATTAGAATTTCATAAAAGTGGCCTGCATCATCACTACTGCCTGCGTGCCTATACATCAGAAAAGCGGCGGTCCGGACAGTAACGATAAACCAATAAGTTACTCAATTTGAGCAAAAAGCTTATGCATCGATCCACTTATTTAATTGTCAGCTTGCAATATTTGAAGTGATTGCACATTTTCACAACATTTTATGCCTTAAAGGAATCCACCATTATCAAAAAGTCATCAACCGGTGCGGGCTAACTGCAAAGCGATTTCAAAACGTTTTCAGCACGAAAATGAACAATCAGCGTTGAACTCCCCCTCAATCGGTCGCGTTCTGCTGAAAACGCGCCGGTGACAGGCAGGAAGCATCAGACAGGGCGTACGAACTCACTCTGGCCGCAGTCATTTCTGCTGCCGTTTTCGTGCTGCATCAGACGCAATCCATGGAATATGAGCAATAAAACGTTGCTATCAAAATCTCAGACAACCTGAGGACCTGTACATTTCCAAAACAATCCGCACTTTCACGGCATGCCTGGAATCCCCAGAAGCATAAACACAATCACGGTGCGGTATCTTTGAGCGACAAAGAAACTTATAATTAACAAGTGTACTAATTAGTACGATTTTGAAGTCAGAGTTGTGATGCGTCCATCGACTATTGAGAAACAGAAAAAAATCATCGAGATTGCCACCGTTCTTTTTCTGGAACAGGGCTACAGAGACACCAGCCTGGATCAGATTGTTCAGCATTGCGGAGGCTCCAAACAAACGCTGTATCGCTATTTCAGCTCCAAAGAGGGACTGTTCAAAGCAGTACTGGCGCACAACCTTGAATCGCTTGAGGGTGTATTCAGTTTTCCGGAACACCCGGATCATCCAGTTGATGCGTGTCTGGTGCATTTCGGGCTGGGGTACGTCAAACGTCTGTGCTCAAATCCGGTCTTGGGATTATTCCGGATAGTTTCGGCAGGTTTTCACCAAGATGCCGACATCACAGATTTCTTTCTGGCCAACGGGCCAGAGAATCAACATCATCACCTGGCCTCGTACCTGAAGTCAGAAGGCGTCACACAACAGCTGACGATCCCCTCCGCGAATCAAGCCTGCACGCATCTGCTGGCCATGCTGAAGCAGAATTTTTTCTATCTGGCATTACTCGGGAAATCACTGCCGGATGACGAGCAGCTGACCCTGCAAATCCGTCAAGCCGTAGATGCTTTTATCCGCATCTACCATCCAACACACATCGGGCGATGACGCTGTACTGGCATACCGGGAGAAAATCATGTCATCCGTAAAACTGGACTCATTACAGCTGTTTCAGCATGTGGTCGAACAAGGCGGGATCACTCAGACCGCGGATTTTCTGGCGATGCCAAAATCCAGTGTCAGCCGGAAAGTGAAAGCACTGGAAGAAGAATTCAACGTTCAGCTCATCAG contains these protein-coding regions:
- a CDS encoding methyl-accepting chemotaxis protein, whose translation is MFAIAAIASISSTSYISHQEIDSIILKRSQAQAELLAKNVEYVLETSTKPMADLQAFVTSLKQRNDISYAVVIDTNIKAVAHSDAQKLNKVYDDNYTVEGAGHGKPKHSKWYADVQKVWVYDIMTPVYLNGKLYGSFDVGIPITEVDNAAKEIMFAQLTAIVLIFVVCAVILMWLLGRLFQPLTGLQQALEDISQGDGNLTVRLPVKGNDEIANISAAFNTFVGKINDIIVQVVNTGVGLGSTASSLREQSVHALSRGQEQSEQTLLVVTSMNEMIATINEISNNAAGAAESAGSANSQTQAGRQTLQTATNTINHLAEEMNNMSVVIATLADKTQSIGSILEVIRGISEQTNLLALNAAIEAARAGEAGRGFAVVADEVRNLATKTSQSTDEIQNMIDQLQHEAKNAVDAMESSKSLTEDGTKATENALTALEEISRQVVAILDMNTQVATATEQQSSVANEINVNMDTVNQAVQAGLDASTELEKTSQELAALAQTLDRLVGAFKLTR
- a CDS encoding TetR/AcrR family transcriptional regulator translates to MRPSTIEKQKKIIEIATVLFLEQGYRDTSLDQIVQHCGGSKQTLYRYFSSKEGLFKAVLAHNLESLEGVFSFPEHPDHPVDACLVHFGLGYVKRLCSNPVLGLFRIVSAGFHQDADITDFFLANGPENQHHHLASYLKSEGVTQQLTIPSANQACTHLLAMLKQNFFYLALLGKSLPDDEQLTLQIRQAVDAFIRIYHPTHIGR